A region of Beijerinckia sp. 28-YEA-48 DNA encodes the following proteins:
- the xdhB gene encoding xanthine dehydrogenase molybdopterin binding subunit, giving the protein MPPNEQFASEASGERLSVVRKSSPHDSARLHVRGVAPYIDDILEPNGTLHVAPGLASVACGTITKLDLDAVRTAPGVVAVLTTADIPGKNDVAPAFGDDPLFAETEIIFAGQVMFAVVAKTRDEARRAVKLARIEITPGKPLLTIEDALAADAKVLPDYDFTRGDPAAVIKATPHKLEGRLQIGGQEHFYLEGQAAFAIPGEAGDMLVHSSTQDPTEVQHVVGRVLAMPDAFITIETRRMGGGFGGKESQAAQTAVLAALAARVTGKPCKLRLDRDDDFAMTGKRHDFRADWAVGFDAQGRVSAYDVTLHARCGCSVDLSPGVCDRAMFHAGNCYWLPQVKILSTRLRTNTVSNTAFRGFGGPQGMLAIERVMDGIAHATGLDPLNVRKANLLGPGGDQTPYGQKAEDAAVLVALIEKLEVSSGYRQRKADISAFNAKSRIIKKGIALTPVQFGISFTLIAMNQAGALVHVYQDGSVHLNHGGTEMGQGLFTKVAQVVAEEFGIPLDWVRVTATNTAKVPNTSPTAASSGSDLNGMAAQVAAGAIKARMIAHAVEAYGVPENSVTFRDGIVYIGNATIPFPDYAKQCRQARVQLSHAGFYKTPKIEWDREARKGRPFLYYAYGAACSEVAIDTLTGEMKVTRVDVLHDVGNSLNPALDKGQIEGGFVQGMGWLTTEELVFNDKGILTTHAPSTYKIPVASDVPKDFRVDLLDHPNREATIYRSKAVGEPPLMLAISVFSAILDALHSTAPGRQVPLDAPATPERILMAADALAKRS; this is encoded by the coding sequence ATGCCGCCGAATGAACAATTCGCCTCAGAGGCTTCCGGCGAGCGCCTGTCCGTCGTGCGCAAATCCTCGCCGCACGATTCCGCGCGCCTGCATGTGCGCGGCGTGGCGCCCTATATCGACGACATTCTCGAGCCGAACGGCACCCTGCATGTGGCGCCGGGCCTGGCAAGCGTCGCTTGTGGCACGATCACCAAGCTCGATCTCGACGCGGTGCGGACCGCGCCTGGCGTCGTCGCCGTGCTCACCACCGCCGACATTCCCGGCAAGAACGATGTCGCGCCGGCCTTTGGCGACGATCCTCTGTTCGCCGAGACGGAGATCATCTTCGCCGGCCAGGTGATGTTCGCGGTGGTCGCCAAGACCCGCGACGAAGCGCGCCGCGCCGTGAAGCTGGCGCGTATCGAGATCACGCCTGGCAAACCACTGCTGACCATCGAGGATGCACTTGCGGCCGATGCGAAAGTGCTGCCTGACTACGATTTCACCCGGGGCGATCCGGCGGCAGTAATCAAGGCCACGCCGCACAAGCTCGAAGGCCGGTTGCAGATCGGCGGACAGGAACATTTCTATCTGGAGGGACAAGCCGCCTTCGCCATTCCCGGCGAGGCCGGCGACATGCTCGTCCATTCCTCGACGCAGGACCCGACTGAGGTGCAGCATGTGGTCGGGCGCGTGCTTGCCATGCCCGATGCCTTCATCACCATCGAAACACGCCGCATGGGCGGCGGTTTCGGCGGCAAGGAAAGCCAGGCAGCGCAGACAGCTGTGCTCGCGGCGCTGGCGGCGCGCGTCACCGGAAAGCCCTGCAAACTACGGCTCGATCGCGACGATGATTTCGCCATGACCGGCAAGCGGCACGATTTTCGCGCCGATTGGGCGGTGGGGTTCGATGCGCAGGGTCGCGTCAGCGCCTATGACGTGACCTTGCATGCGCGTTGCGGCTGTTCGGTCGATCTGTCGCCAGGTGTCTGCGACCGCGCCATGTTCCATGCTGGCAATTGCTATTGGCTGCCGCAGGTCAAAATCCTGTCGACGCGGCTGCGCACCAACACCGTGTCGAACACCGCCTTTCGCGGCTTCGGCGGCCCGCAGGGCATGCTGGCGATCGAGCGGGTGATGGATGGCATAGCGCACGCGACGGGCCTCGATCCGCTCAACGTGCGCAAGGCCAATCTCCTGGGGCCTGGCGGCGACCAGACACCCTATGGCCAGAAGGCCGAGGATGCCGCCGTTCTCGTCGCGCTCATCGAGAAACTCGAAGTCTCAAGCGGCTATCGCCAGCGCAAAGCCGATATCAGCGCCTTCAATGCGAAATCGCGGATCATCAAGAAGGGCATCGCGCTGACGCCGGTGCAGTTCGGCATTTCCTTCACCTTGATCGCCATGAACCAGGCAGGCGCGCTGGTGCATGTCTATCAAGATGGTTCGGTGCATCTGAACCACGGCGGCACGGAAATGGGCCAAGGCCTGTTCACCAAAGTGGCGCAGGTGGTGGCGGAGGAATTCGGCATTCCGCTCGACTGGGTCCGCGTTACCGCGACCAATACGGCGAAAGTACCCAATACCTCGCCAACGGCCGCAAGCTCTGGCTCCGATCTCAATGGCATGGCGGCGCAGGTCGCCGCCGGCGCGATCAAGGCGCGGATGATCGCCCATGCGGTTGAGGCCTATGGCGTGCCTGAGAATAGCGTCACCTTCCGCGACGGCATTGTCTACATCGGCAATGCAACGATCCCCTTCCCTGATTACGCCAAGCAATGCCGGCAGGCGCGCGTACAGCTGTCCCATGCCGGTTTCTACAAGACGCCGAAGATCGAGTGGGATCGCGAGGCCCGCAAAGGCCGACCGTTTCTCTATTACGCCTATGGCGCTGCCTGTTCCGAGGTCGCCATCGACACGCTCACCGGCGAGATGAAGGTGACGCGCGTTGATGTGTTGCACGATGTCGGCAATTCGCTGAATCCGGCACTGGATAAGGGCCAGATCGAAGGCGGTTTCGTGCAGGGCATGGGCTGGCTGACGACGGAAGAACTGGTCTTCAACGACAAGGGCATTCTGACAACCCACGCGCCTTCGACCTATAAAATCCCGGTGGCCTCCGATGTGCCGAAGGATTTCCGCGTCGACCTGCTCGACCATCCCAATCGCGAGGCGACGATCTATCGTTCGAAAGCGGTCGGCGAACCGCCGCTGATGCTGGCGATCTCGGTGTTTTCGGCCATCCTCGACGCTCTGCACAGCACTGCGCCGGGGCGGCAAGTGCCGCTCGATGCGCCGGCGACGCCCGAACGCATCCTGATGGCGGCCGACGCGCTCGCCAAACGATCATGA
- the xdhC gene encoding xanthine dehydrogenase accessory protein XdhC has translation MTPFRLLLDAIASEGSAALVSLPRTAGSSPRDTGAWMVVRPSGGFNGTIGGGALEYEAIAHAREALARAKEPVIERSQALGPDLGQCCGGRVWVRIETFDRHHAEEIRALAEVTPRHYIVASPGADGRMARRIAPIGEDSAMGVGEYVETFDEVPTSLLLFGAGHVGRALVLALAPLPFVVRWIDPRRDMFPAMPANVTPVASLNPVEEIDAADKDAFILVMTHSHALDFDIVARALAARRFPYVGLIGSATKRARFEHRLADLGLGPQAIAALVCPIGIEAIEGKLPAVIAASTVAQLLIVREHARSA, from the coding sequence ATGACGCCGTTCAGGCTGCTGCTTGACGCGATCGCCAGCGAAGGCAGCGCGGCGCTTGTCAGCCTGCCCCGCACCGCCGGTTCAAGCCCGCGCGACACAGGCGCCTGGATGGTGGTGCGCCCGTCCGGTGGCTTCAATGGCACGATCGGCGGCGGCGCGCTGGAATATGAAGCGATCGCCCATGCGCGGGAGGCGCTGGCACGCGCCAAAGAGCCGGTCATCGAACGCTCGCAAGCCTTGGGGCCGGATCTCGGCCAATGCTGCGGCGGTCGCGTCTGGGTGCGGATCGAGACATTCGATCGACACCATGCCGAAGAAATCCGCGCGCTCGCTGAGGTAACGCCCCGGCACTATATCGTGGCGAGCCCCGGCGCCGACGGCCGCATGGCACGGCGCATCGCGCCGATCGGCGAAGACAGCGCCATGGGCGTCGGCGAATATGTCGAGACCTTCGACGAGGTGCCAACGAGCCTGCTGCTGTTTGGCGCCGGTCATGTCGGCCGCGCGCTGGTGCTGGCGCTGGCGCCCCTGCCCTTCGTCGTGCGCTGGATAGACCCCCGCCGAGACATGTTTCCCGCCATGCCAGCCAATGTCACGCCGGTCGCCAGCCTCAATCCGGTGGAGGAGATCGATGCCGCTGACAAGGATGCGTTCATTCTTGTCATGACCCATTCGCATGCGCTCGATTTCGACATCGTCGCGCGGGCGCTGGCGGCACGGCGCTTCCCATACGTGGGGCTGATCGGATCGGCGACGAAGCGCGCGCGCTTCGAGCATCGCCTTGCCGATCTCGGCCTCGGTCCGCAGGCGATCGCCGCACTCGTCTGCCCAATCGGCATCGAGGCGATCGAAGGCAAGCTACCCGCCGTCATTGCGGCATCGACAGTGGCACAACTGCTGATCGTTCGCGAGCATGCCCGCAGCGCTTGA
- a CDS encoding CDP-alcohol phosphatidyltransferase family protein: MTNDPNRRPLSSRDTGWAHAIARFLTKTGISPNQISMASMAMAALAGIAFWRAGVADSDPRVVLLIVAVLFCQLRLLCNLFDGMVAIEGGKRSTDGAFWNEFPDRVADLLIFVGVGYGIGEPALGWAAASFAILTAYTRELGRASGLPPDFSGPMAKQHRMATISAAALLSLFEPFWGGHNQVLTVALWIIVIGAIVTTLRRAIRIVRALRAA; encoded by the coding sequence ATGACAAACGATCCTAACCGTCGCCCGCTCTCGAGCCGCGATACCGGATGGGCGCATGCGATCGCCCGCTTCCTGACGAAGACGGGCATCTCGCCCAATCAAATCTCGATGGCTAGCATGGCGATGGCGGCACTGGCTGGCATCGCGTTCTGGCGCGCTGGCGTGGCGGACTCTGATCCGCGCGTGGTTCTTCTCATCGTGGCGGTGTTGTTCTGTCAGCTGCGGCTGCTCTGCAATCTTTTCGATGGCATGGTGGCCATAGAGGGCGGCAAACGCAGCACCGATGGCGCTTTCTGGAACGAATTTCCCGATCGTGTCGCGGATCTGCTGATCTTCGTTGGCGTAGGTTACGGCATTGGCGAGCCGGCCCTTGGTTGGGCCGCGGCCAGCTTTGCGATCCTGACGGCTTACACGCGCGAACTGGGCCGCGCCTCCGGCTTGCCGCCCGACTTCTCCGGCCCGATGGCCAAACAGCATCGCATGGCAACGATCAGTGCGGCGGCGCTTCTGTCTCTGTTCGAACCGTTCTGGGGCGGACACAACCAAGTCCTCACCGTGGCGCTCTGGATCATCGTCATCGGTGCCATCGTGACAACGCTTCGCCGCGCGATCCGTATTGTGCGTGCGTTGCGGGCGGCCTGA
- a CDS encoding phosphatidate cytidylyltransferase, whose translation MTLPPPNLVIVLSGLLVILIIASGIGYGLQLKLSPDGSNPVIENLNDRIRAWWVMVVLMGLALIGGKTGVTLLFAFCSFAALREFITLINTRRADHWALAAAFFVVLPVQYYLIWIDWYGLYSIFIPVYAFLLMPIIAALRGDTDHFLVRIAEVQWALMICVFCVSYVPALLSLDIADYQGRNVLLIAFLVIVVQASDVLQYVWGKLIGRTKIAPRLSPSKTVEGFVGGALSAMAVGAGLSWITPFTPLQAAFLSFVIVVMGFFGGLVMSAIKRDRGVKDWGHLIAGHGGFIDRLDSVIFSAPIFFHLVRYGWSAT comes from the coding sequence ATGACCCTTCCGCCGCCCAACCTGGTGATCGTTCTGAGCGGCCTGCTCGTGATCCTGATCATCGCCTCCGGAATAGGCTACGGGCTGCAACTTAAGCTCTCACCCGACGGGTCGAATCCGGTGATCGAGAATCTGAACGATCGGATCCGCGCCTGGTGGGTGATGGTCGTGTTGATGGGGCTCGCGCTGATCGGCGGCAAAACGGGCGTGACGCTCCTCTTTGCCTTCTGCTCCTTCGCTGCCTTGCGTGAATTCATCACGCTCATCAATACGCGGCGGGCCGATCATTGGGCGCTGGCGGCTGCGTTTTTCGTCGTCCTGCCGGTGCAGTACTATCTCATCTGGATTGACTGGTACGGGCTCTATTCGATCTTCATTCCCGTCTACGCCTTCCTGCTGATGCCGATCATCGCAGCCTTGCGCGGCGACACGGATCATTTCCTGGTCCGTATCGCCGAGGTGCAGTGGGCACTGATGATCTGCGTCTTTTGCGTCTCTTATGTGCCGGCTTTGCTCAGTCTCGATATCGCGGACTATCAAGGACGTAACGTTCTGCTGATCGCCTTTCTCGTCATCGTCGTGCAGGCAAGCGACGTCCTGCAATATGTTTGGGGCAAGCTCATCGGCCGCACCAAGATCGCGCCGAGATTGTCGCCCTCCAAGACGGTCGAAGGCTTTGTTGGCGGCGCGCTCTCCGCCATGGCTGTCGGCGCCGGCCTGTCCTGGATCACGCCCTTCACGCCGCTTCAGGCCGCATTCCTGTCATTCGTGATTGTCGTAATGGGTTTCTTTGGCGGCCTGGTCATGTCGGCGATCAAGCGCGATCGGGGCGTCAAGGACTGGGGCCATTTGATCGCTGGCCATGGTGGCTTTATCGACCGCCTCGATTCAGTGATCTTTTCGGCGCCGATCTTCTTCCATCTGGTGCGCTATGGCTGGTCGGCCACGTGA